A DNA window from Camelina sativa cultivar DH55 chromosome 17, Cs, whole genome shotgun sequence contains the following coding sequences:
- the LOC104755893 gene encoding putative F-box protein At1g31090 isoform X2, with amino-acid sequence MNRGANSVSLPNDLIYEILSRLPAKSIKRFRCVSKLWESIICRKDFTELFHTRSLSNPRLLLIKAQRGGQWSFFSMPQNHYGKSSFVVADSFQMKFFEDRSFPYDFSYASGLIYFRDTRISKDGEDKVQVICNPSTGQYAILPPGLTDRSCLDLLGFDPIEKQYKGKVGMILEDGNKRRFPLKLHIWVLEDVGKEELTAYAYTLRDENRVDNGHSILCVARVTASGEIVLANTLYKPYYVYFFNLERNTLRRVEIPEEEKWSWDHRVYYFVDHVEDLRFDVMKTTYAAKSISRPEQSTSSSRGDHQVTTVAHEQQDY; translated from the exons ATGAATAGAGGAGCAAACTCAGTTTCCCTCCCTAATGATCTCATTTACGAGATACTCTCGAGATTGCCAGCAAAGTCAATAAAAAGGTTTCGCTGCGTGTCGAAGCTATGGGAGTCCATTATTTGCCGTAAAGATTTCACCGAGTTGTTCCACACCAGATCCTTATCTAATCCACGTCTCTTATTAATTAAAGCCCAACGAGGCGGTCAATGGAGCTTCTTCTCAATGCCTCAGAATCATTATGGGAAGTCGTCTTTTGTAGTAGCCGACAGTTTTCAAATGAAGTTCTTTGAAGACAGATCATTCCCATACGATTTTAGCTATGCTTCCGGTTTGATCTATTTTCGTGATACGCGGATCTCAAAGGATGGTGAAGATAAAGTGCAAgtgatatgtaaccctagcacGGGGCAATATGCGATCTTACCACCAGGATTAACGGACAGAAGCTGTCTTGACCTTTTAGGGTTTGATCCAATTGAAAAGCAATATAAG GGTAAAGTAGggatgattttggaggatgGTAATAAACGTAGATTTCCCCTTAAGTTACATATATGGGTTCTAGAAGATGTCGGAAAAGAGGAACTGACGGCATATGCCTACACTTTGAGGGATGAGAATAGGGTTGATAACGGTCACAGTATTCTTTGTGTTGCTAGGGTGACTGCTTCAGGTGAAATTGTTTTGGCAAACACTTTATATAAACCGTATTATGTTTACTTCTTTAATCTCGAAAGGAACACTCTCCGTAGAGTTGAAATCCCAGAAGAGGAAAAATGGTCTTGGGATCATAGAGTTTACTACTTTGTAGACCATGTCGAGGATCTTAGGTTTGATGTCATGAAGACAACATATGCGGCAAAATCTATAAGCCGACCAGAACAGAGCACATCATCATCTAGAGGAGATCATCAAGTGACGACCGTTGCTCACGAGCAACAAGATTATTGA
- the LOC104755893 gene encoding F-box protein At1g31080-like isoform X1, whose product MNRGANSVSLPNDLIYEILSRLPAKSIKRFRCVSKLWESIICRKDFTELFHTRSLSNPRLLLIKAQRGGQWSFFSMPQNHYGKSSFVVADSFQMKGGNELVFHILTLGTGKMRWRNIQCPTNHVPIPRCEGICINGVLYYLAQQTDEWNEVIVCFDVRSEKFKFLLLQVEFVKWPTQLINYKGKVGMILEDGNKRRFPLKLHIWVLEDVGKEELTAYAYTLRDENRVDNGHSILCVARVTASGEIVLANTLYKPYYVYFFNLERNTLRRVEIPEEEKWSWDHRVYYFVDHVEDLRFDVMKTTYAAKSISRPEQSTSSSRGDHQVTTVAHEQQDY is encoded by the exons ATGAATAGAGGAGCAAACTCAGTTTCCCTCCCTAATGATCTCATTTACGAGATACTCTCGAGATTGCCAGCAAAGTCAATAAAAAGGTTTCGCTGCGTGTCGAAGCTATGGGAGTCCATTATTTGCCGTAAAGATTTCACCGAGTTGTTCCACACCAGATCCTTATCTAATCCACGTCTCTTATTAATTAAAGCCCAACGAGGCGGTCAATGGAGCTTCTTCTCAATGCCTCAGAATCATTATGGGAAGTCGTCTTTTGTAGTAGCCGACAGTTTTCAAATGAA AGGCGGTAATGAATtggtttttcatattttgaccTTAGGAACTGGAAAAATGAGGTGGAGGAATATCCAATGTCCTACAAACCATGTTCCTATTCCTCGGTGTGaagggatatgcatcaatggaGTTTTGTATTACTTAGCTCAACAAACTGATGAATGGAATGAAgtgatagtttgctttgatgttaggtctgagaaaTTCAAGTTTCTACTACTACAGGTAGAATTCGTGAAGTGGCCTACTCAATTGATCAACTATAAGGGTAAAGTAGggatgattttggaggatgGTAATAAACGTAGATTTCCCCTTAAGTTACATATATGGGTTCTAGAAGATGTCGGAAAAGAGGAACTGACGGCATATGCCTACACTTTGAGGGATGAGAATAGGGTTGATAACGGTCACAGTATTCTTTGTGTTGCTAGGGTGACTGCTTCAGGTGAAATTGTTTTGGCAAACACTTTATATAAACCGTATTATGTTTACTTCTTTAATCTCGAAAGGAACACTCTCCGTAGAGTTGAAATCCCAGAAGAGGAAAAATGGTCTTGGGATCATAGAGTTTACTACTTTGTAGACCATGTCGAGGATCTTAGGTTTGATGTCATGAAGACAACATATGCGGCAAAATCTATAAGCCGACCAGAACAGAGCACATCATCATCTAGAGGAGATCATCAAGTGACGACCGTTGCTCACGAGCAACAAGATTATTGA
- the LOC104755891 gene encoding mediator of RNA polymerase II transcription subunit 15a-like produces the protein MDDNNQRPCIPKEEPAMDTGDWRTQLPPDSRQKIVNKIFETLKTYLPFQSSLSGLEEIRSIATRFEERVFSGALNQTDYLQNISMKMRTLQTKSQNAAGSSSSSIPAAANSVTSMDSGEPAANTDDWRTQVPPDSRQSNAYKIMETLEKRVPNLGLQGINELMRIAVSFEDLIFKNAINQVDYFRKVSFTVDEGD, from the exons ATGGATGATAACAATCAGAGGCCTTGTATTCCAAAAGAAGAACCTGCCATGGACACAGGTGACTGGAGAACTCAATTGCCGCCTGATTCACGTCAGAAGATTGTCAACAAGAT ATTCGAAACACTAAAGACGTACCTTCCCTTTCAATCTTCTTTATCTGGACTAGAGGAGATCAGAAGTATTGCAACCAGATTCGAGGAGAGAGTTTTCAGCGGTGCTTTAAACCAg ACTGATTACCTCCAGAATATATCCATGAAGATGCGAACTCTTCAGACGAAGTCGCAAAATGCAGCTGGTTCTTCCTCATCATCTATCCCGGCCGCTGCTAATAGTGTAACATCAATGGATTCgg gaGAACCTGCCGCGAACACAGATGACTGGAGAACTCAAGTGCCACCGGATTCACGCCAAAGTAATGCCTACAAGAT AATGGAAACACTAGAGAAACGTGTTCCAAATCTTGGACTACAAGGAATTAACGAGCTCATGAGAATTGCTGTCAGCTTCGAggatttgattttcaaaaatgcTATAAATCAG GTGGATTACTTTCGCAAAGTGTCTTTTACTGTGGACGAGGGCGATTAA